One Proteinivorax tanatarense DNA segment encodes these proteins:
- a CDS encoding NCS2 family permease, with the protein MLERIFQLKERKTTVSTEIIAGLTTFMTMAYILFVNPDILSDAGMPKEAVLTATALAAALTTILMGLFTNYPFALASGMGLNAFFAYTIAGQSSWEVALGAVFISGVAFAVLAITGIITKIDHAVPTSLKRAVSAGIGLFIAFIGLKNSEIIVSSEATLLALGDITEPATLLALIGIVITGALMALRVKGALLIGIVATTVIGFPMGVSGSIENGITAMPTLEGIVFQLDIRGAVTGLGFMTIFALIFVDLFDTMGTLMGTGARAGYLDKNGNLPKVKNAMLVDSVGTIFGSMVGTSTVTTYVESTAGVSEGGRTGLTAVTTGLLFLVAIFFSPLALVVPGAATAPALVIVGVLMMGAVKDIDFEDFTEAFPAFLTIIFMPFAFSIAHGISVGFIAYPLVKVCSGKYKSVHWFMYVLAFASLLHLMIEAGVF; encoded by the coding sequence ATGTTGGAAAGAATATTTCAATTAAAAGAAAGAAAAACTACGGTAAGTACTGAAATCATCGCAGGTTTAACCACATTTATGACAATGGCGTATATTTTATTTGTTAACCCTGACATTTTATCTGATGCAGGGATGCCTAAAGAGGCTGTGCTAACTGCTACAGCTTTAGCAGCGGCGTTAACGACAATTTTAATGGGGTTGTTTACCAACTATCCATTTGCTTTAGCAAGTGGCATGGGTCTTAATGCTTTCTTTGCGTACACCATTGCAGGACAATCTAGCTGGGAAGTAGCGCTAGGTGCTGTGTTTATATCAGGTGTTGCTTTTGCAGTATTAGCTATAACTGGAATAATAACAAAAATCGATCATGCCGTACCTACCTCGCTTAAAAGAGCTGTTTCAGCTGGTATAGGTTTGTTTATTGCATTTATTGGACTTAAAAATTCTGAAATCATAGTTTCTAGTGAAGCCACATTATTAGCGTTAGGTGATATAACGGAGCCAGCCACACTGCTGGCACTAATTGGAATAGTTATAACTGGTGCTCTTATGGCTCTAAGAGTAAAGGGAGCACTGTTAATTGGTATTGTTGCAACCACTGTTATAGGATTCCCTATGGGAGTGTCTGGGAGTATAGAAAATGGTATTACCGCAATGCCTACTTTAGAAGGAATAGTTTTTCAGTTAGACATTAGGGGAGCTGTAACTGGACTAGGCTTTATGACAATTTTTGCACTTATTTTTGTAGATTTGTTTGATACTATGGGAACACTTATGGGTACTGGTGCTAGAGCAGGTTATTTAGATAAAAACGGAAACCTTCCCAAAGTAAAAAATGCTATGTTAGTTGACTCTGTAGGAACCATTTTTGGGTCTATGGTGGGGACAAGTACTGTTACAACATATGTTGAAAGTACTGCCGGGGTTTCTGAAGGTGGCAGAACTGGTTTAACTGCTGTCACAACTGGTCTATTATTTTTAGTAGCAATTTTCTTTTCACCCTTGGCTCTTGTGGTACCTGGTGCTGCTACTGCGCCGGCCCTTGTAATTGTAGGTGTGTTAATGATGGGTGCTGTTAAAGATATAGATTTTGAGGATTTTACGGAAGCATTTCCAGCTTTTTTAACTATAATTTTTATGCCTTTTGCTTTTAGTATAGCTCACGGAATTTCTGTAGGTTTTATAGCTTACCCGTTAGTTAAAGTTTGTTCAGGTAAGTATAAAAGTGTTCACTGGTTTATGTATGTTCTAGCTTTTGCTTCATTGCTGCATTTAATGATTGAAGCTGGAGTATTTTAA
- a CDS encoding complex I subunit 5 family protein, with protein sequence MERILHKGEKAESADAKNEALTVINNVSVIALSALALVVILSMEFGYFSGFKEVLIDTIFNFRFYPLLIILFPIIFGVLAVGMFSNHEQLRDILVVDITFLTFIMILLLYPVVREEAIFLRISELLGYGINIRIDMTSLVIALLSSFIWLMVTIYAPDYMNKEAHRNRFYLFLMLTFGFILGTVMSGCVFTTFLFFEAMTFSSYMLVVHCETKECIEAGNSYIYMGIMGGLCILLAMILLFINVGTLEYANLAIEMQNLGGLEYFIMGLFIIGFGVKAGLAPLHIWLPKAHPIAPTPASALLSGIMVKIGAYGIIRTTTSFFFPEMHQVTEGFSDSIWISAQTLGAALIWMGIITMALGVFMALQQGNMKKMLAFHSVSQMGYIIMGIGVAVYLGYKGAMGYSGALYHIINHALFKSLLFMVAGAVYLKVGTLDMYKMGGLWKKMPFTFIVSTIAALGITGMPLFNGFASKTLLHHAIEEAFIYGHPSFKIAEILFIIISAGTACSFIKWTSFIFLGKCPQDLEHVKGEFPMMNLAMGGIAAVIMLIGIFPNFLLDSFIIPAASTITYDPEFINNYIVDINIFARADLIGMIPVYIMGGIIFYLGVKYHLFHLHFPKWLCIECILAFPFVKLKELVILIYRKTIYVKSIYTSNISREGLSYSLPASDHGQSKTTLKRAHKDGEESGVIPRFVKCIDKGINKCELSFINSDIIIYSVILTFILAFFFIAK encoded by the coding sequence ATGGAAAGGATATTACACAAGGGGGAAAAAGCAGAGTCTGCTGACGCTAAAAATGAAGCATTGACAGTAATAAACAATGTGTCGGTGATAGCATTATCAGCCTTAGCTCTGGTAGTTATCTTGAGTATGGAATTTGGCTATTTCAGCGGATTTAAGGAAGTGCTAATAGATACTATATTTAATTTTAGATTTTATCCGTTGTTGATAATATTGTTTCCAATAATTTTTGGAGTATTGGCTGTCGGCATGTTTTCGAACCATGAGCAGTTAAGGGATATACTAGTTGTAGATATTACTTTTTTAACCTTTATAATGATATTGCTTCTTTATCCTGTTGTAAGAGAAGAAGCTATATTTTTGCGTATTTCAGAGCTTTTAGGTTATGGAATTAACATTAGGATTGATATGACCTCCCTAGTAATAGCGTTGTTATCCTCGTTTATTTGGTTAATGGTTACTATTTATGCACCGGATTATATGAACAAAGAGGCTCACAGAAATAGATTTTATCTTTTTTTGATGCTAACTTTTGGTTTTATTTTAGGGACGGTAATGTCTGGCTGTGTTTTTACAACCTTCTTGTTTTTTGAAGCGATGACCTTTAGTTCTTATATGTTGGTAGTGCACTGTGAAACAAAAGAGTGCATCGAGGCAGGTAATAGCTATATTTATATGGGAATAATGGGCGGGCTATGTATATTATTAGCAATGATATTGTTATTTATAAATGTCGGAACTTTAGAATACGCTAACCTAGCCATTGAAATGCAAAACTTAGGTGGTTTAGAATATTTTATTATGGGACTTTTTATTATTGGTTTTGGTGTTAAAGCAGGGCTTGCACCACTTCATATTTGGCTCCCCAAAGCACATCCAATAGCTCCGACACCTGCAAGTGCATTGCTTTCAGGGATAATGGTTAAAATAGGTGCCTACGGGATTATTAGAACTACGACCAGTTTTTTCTTTCCGGAAATGCACCAAGTCACTGAAGGATTTTCAGATAGCATTTGGATTTCTGCCCAGACTTTGGGAGCAGCACTAATATGGATGGGTATAATCACCATGGCACTTGGAGTTTTTATGGCTTTGCAACAGGGCAATATGAAAAAAATGTTAGCCTTCCATAGTGTCAGTCAGATGGGGTATATCATTATGGGTATAGGAGTGGCAGTGTATTTAGGGTACAAAGGTGCAATGGGGTATTCAGGCGCTTTGTATCATATCATAAACCACGCACTGTTTAAAAGTCTTTTGTTTATGGTTGCTGGAGCTGTATACTTAAAAGTAGGGACATTGGATATGTATAAAATGGGTGGGTTATGGAAAAAAATGCCGTTTACCTTTATAGTAAGCACCATTGCTGCTCTAGGTATCACAGGAATGCCGCTTTTTAACGGCTTTGCCAGCAAGACTTTACTACACCATGCTATAGAAGAGGCTTTTATATATGGACATCCTTCTTTTAAAATAGCTGAAATTCTATTTATAATTATAAGTGCTGGAACCGCTTGCTCGTTTATCAAATGGACGTCATTTATATTTTTAGGAAAATGTCCACAAGATTTGGAGCACGTTAAAGGAGAATTTCCAATGATGAATTTGGCAATGGGTGGCATAGCAGCAGTAATAATGTTGATAGGGATTTTTCCAAATTTCCTGCTAGATAGTTTTATTATACCCGCTGCCAGTACTATAACTTATGATCCAGAATTTATAAACAACTATATTGTCGATATAAATATTTTCGCAAGAGCTGATTTAATAGGTATGATACCAGTTTATATAATGGGTGGGATTATCTTTTATCTAGGTGTTAAATATCATTTATTCCATCTTCATTTTCCAAAGTGGCTATGTATTGAGTGTATCTTAGCTTTTCCATTTGTTAAATTAAAAGAATTAGTAATTCTTATATATAGAAAAACAATATATGTTAAGTCTATTTACACTTCTAATATTTCCCGAGAAGGCCTATCCTACTCTTTGCCTGCATCAGACCATGGCCAGAGTAAAACAACTTTAAAAAGGGCGCATAAAGATGGCGAAGAGTCGGGAGTAATACCTAGATTTGTAAAATGTATTGATAAGGGGATAAATAAGTGTGAACTTTCATTTATTAATAGTGACATAATAATTTATTCTGTGATTTTAACCTTTATTTTAGCATTTTTCTTTATAGCAAAATAG
- a CDS encoding complex I subunit 5 family protein — translation MNNAKVNINVDPPQNNFGSLIQKGNSIFIFLLAIGALIVTFSMAAGNFIELSQWLESFVEKYPAYLLVIVLLPLLGVFTAPLGGKWENLRDILLVNITFATFAMLLSLYPSVINGNLTLAIDKVLGYGLNFTADMTSLTLATLIAFIWLMVMIYAPDYMNKEDHRCRFYLFLSITYCGILGTVLAGGVFTTFLFFEAMTFSSYMLVVHSESKEALDAGDSYIYMGIMGGLCILLAMILLFINTGTLQYENLAYEMQTLGGLEYFILALFIIGFGVKAGLVPLHIWLPKAHPVAPTPASALLSGIMVKVGAYGMLRTTTSFFFPEFSQVTQGFEDSIWISAQTLGAIVIWLGIATMGIGIFMAMQQTNIKKMLAFSTVSQMGYIILGIGVAVYLGYKGAMGYSGVLYHIINHALYKSLLFMVAGAVYLKVHTLDINKMGGLWKKMPFTFVVSTIAALGITGMPLFNGFASKTVLHHGIEEAHMYGHSMFLVADYLFVIISAGTACVLFKWTYGIFFGECPNEHEHIKEGFPIMNIAMGGVAAAIVLIGVFPNFLLDNFIIPAAQGLTYDPEFIDSYIVGINIFARDDLVGMVWVYLMGAGLFYWGIKGSLFKVRFPQWLCFECLITLPVRKLIEIAFKIMKKLNLTRRDDMVVYTTSSCEANVEIPKEEIEEDSMVRKFAGFVDKQICCKCETPFIKSDVLLYSMILTFILVFFFVVK, via the coding sequence ATGAATAACGCAAAAGTAAATATAAATGTTGATCCGCCACAGAATAATTTTGGCTCATTAATACAAAAGGGAAATAGCATTTTTATATTCCTTCTAGCTATAGGTGCTCTAATAGTTACGTTTTCAATGGCGGCGGGTAACTTTATTGAGTTAAGTCAATGGTTGGAAAGTTTTGTAGAAAAATACCCTGCTTATCTTTTAGTAATCGTTCTTTTACCGTTGTTGGGAGTCTTTACAGCACCACTTGGTGGAAAATGGGAAAATCTTAGAGATATTTTATTAGTAAATATAACCTTTGCTACTTTTGCTATGTTGCTATCCCTTTACCCTTCGGTTATAAATGGAAACCTCACTTTAGCAATTGATAAAGTGTTGGGATACGGATTAAACTTCACAGCAGATATGACTTCGTTAACCTTAGCGACATTAATAGCCTTTATTTGGCTTATGGTAATGATTTATGCACCAGACTATATGAATAAAGAAGACCATCGATGTAGGTTTTATTTGTTTTTATCAATAACCTATTGTGGAATATTAGGTACTGTACTAGCTGGTGGAGTGTTTACAACATTTTTATTTTTCGAAGCGATGACATTTAGTTCTTATATGTTGGTTGTGCACTCCGAATCTAAGGAAGCACTTGATGCTGGAGACAGCTATATATATATGGGTATAATGGGTGGCCTATGTATATTATTGGCAATGATTCTATTGTTTATTAACACGGGGACTTTGCAGTATGAGAACTTAGCGTACGAGATGCAAACCTTAGGAGGTTTGGAGTATTTTATTTTAGCACTATTTATAATAGGTTTTGGGGTAAAAGCAGGTTTAGTTCCTCTGCATATTTGGCTTCCTAAAGCTCACCCTGTAGCTCCAACTCCTGCCAGCGCATTGCTTTCCGGGATAATGGTTAAAGTGGGAGCTTATGGGATGCTTCGTACCACTACAAGCTTTTTCTTTCCGGAATTTTCTCAGGTGACACAGGGCTTTGAAGATAGCATTTGGATTTCCGCCCAAACCCTAGGAGCTATAGTAATTTGGCTTGGAATTGCTACTATGGGTATAGGAATTTTTATGGCTATGCAACAGACAAATATAAAGAAAATGTTGGCATTTAGTACTGTAAGCCAAATGGGTTATATTATATTAGGAATTGGAGTAGCGGTTTACCTTGGTTATAAAGGTGCAATGGGTTACTCTGGAGTACTTTACCATATTATTAACCATGCCTTATATAAAAGCCTTCTGTTTATGGTAGCTGGAGCAGTTTATTTAAAAGTACACACTTTAGATATAAATAAAATGGGCGGGCTTTGGAAAAAAATGCCCTTTACTTTTGTAGTTAGTACAATTGCTGCCCTTGGCATCACAGGAATGCCCCTTTTTAATGGTTTTGCTAGTAAAACAGTTCTGCACCATGGTATCGAAGAAGCGCATATGTATGGGCATTCCATGTTTTTAGTGGCGGACTATTTATTTGTTATTATAAGTGCAGGAACAGCATGTGTTTTATTTAAGTGGACATATGGAATCTTTTTTGGCGAATGTCCAAACGAACATGAGCATATAAAAGAAGGATTTCCCATAATGAATATTGCTATGGGTGGGGTTGCAGCAGCGATTGTGTTAATAGGAGTTTTTCCTAACTTTTTATTGGATAATTTTATTATCCCTGCTGCTCAGGGTTTAACATATGACCCAGAGTTCATCGATAGTTATATTGTTGGGATAAATATTTTCGCCAGAGATGACCTAGTTGGAATGGTATGGGTATATTTAATGGGAGCAGGTTTGTTTTACTGGGGGATCAAAGGGTCTTTATTCAAAGTTAGATTTCCTCAATGGTTATGCTTTGAGTGCTTAATTACCCTACCAGTAAGAAAACTTATTGAAATAGCTTTTAAGATAATGAAAAAATTAAATTTAACAAGGAGAGATGATATGGTAGTATATACCACCTCATCTTGTGAAGCAAATGTTGAGATACCAAAGGAAGAAATAGAAGAAGATAGCATGGTGAGAAAATTTGCAGGTTTTGTTGATAAACAAATTTGCTGTAAATGTGAGACTCCCTTTATCAAATCAGATGTCTTGTTATACTCAATGATTTTAACTTTTATTTTAGTGTTTTTCTTTGTAGTAAAATAA